The Arthrobacter sp. PM3 genome contains the following window.
ACCGCAGGTGAAGACCTGTTGGTGGGAGCGACGTAAGGTGCCTATAGCATAGACGCCAATTCCCGCCCGTCACCCCACTAACTTTGATCCCTTAAATCACAACTGCATCACGCATTTTTTCTTTGTAAGTTTTTGCGCAGCGCTACCCCACCATTTCGCCACCTGTAAACCGCGTGCCAGACTCATAGCCGTGCTTCCTTCCGTCGCCGCGGTGAATACCGCCACCCGCAGGGTGCTTGCCTTCGCCGCCGGAGGCTTCCTGGTGTGGCTGATCGTCGCCTGCCAGATGTTCGTCAACGTGGATCCGCTCAGTGTTCACCGGACGGACGCCGTCATCGTGCTCGGCGGCGCGGCGTCCGAGCGTCTGCCCGTCGCCCGCCGGTTCCAGGATGAATTCCACATTCCGGTCCTGGTGATTTCCCACACCGACACCGTCGGCAACCGGGCGGCCGATGATGCATGCAATGCAGCTGCCTTCCCGAATTCCGCCGTGGTCTGTTTCCGCCCCCCGGGCCTGGACACCCGCGGCGAGGCGCAGGCGGTCTCCCGGCTCATCGCCGCCAACGGCTGGAGGTCCGTGACTGTGGTGACCTCCAGCTATCACGTAACGCGCGCGGGGCGCCTGATCAGGCAGTGCACGACGGCGGACGTCCAGATGGTTGCCTCGCACCCGGACCTCGATTTCTTCCAGTGGATCCGGCGGTTTGTGGTGGAAACAGGAGGCCTGATGGACGCCTCCTTCCGGCCGGAATGCGCCAATTACCGGCCGGAAATGTAACAATTGAACCTCAGCCGGTTGAACTGGTCAGCCGGTTCGGGCATCTGACCGAGGCGAGGAGGACACGCTGGACCACGCTCCCAACGGTGCTCCCCCGCTGGTTGCCACGCCCCGGCACCTGCGCAGGAGGCGCATGCACACCGAGATTCCGGACGCTCTCCTGGTGCCTGGAGCGGCCCCGATTCCGATCAAGGATCCGCCGCCGGCTTATGCAGACCGAGACGCTCCTGATCAGGAGTCCGCCGACCTGACCGCAATCCAGACTAAAGAGTCCC
Protein-coding sequences here:
- a CDS encoding YdcF family protein, which codes for MLPSVAAVNTATRRVLAFAAGGFLVWLIVACQMFVNVDPLSVHRTDAVIVLGGAASERLPVARRFQDEFHIPVLVISHTDTVGNRAADDACNAAAFPNSAVVCFRPPGLDTRGEAQAVSRLIAANGWRSVTVVTSSYHVTRAGRLIRQCTTADVQMVASHPDLDFFQWIRRFVVETGGLMDASFRPECANYRPEM